The following are encoded together in the Culex pipiens pallens isolate TS chromosome 1, TS_CPP_V2, whole genome shotgun sequence genome:
- the LOC120420410 gene encoding uncharacterized protein LOC120420410, with protein MESSDKQNSSNQDLSEKQKLIDEVTEKLQQLQDEYELDLKRYYSLKADEIVLNLQYESWKELYLKQEAEMKAKQEATRAVRTKFWDDREAFCAISSGFASEFAMEATLAKMSRAESQEDEHPAMAPASVMSPLTVRQVDLEREGNELKLKETELDEMDVELAPEEEMILRLQTAVHNSASCADELEQQIKDLEEKYELDESVRSILKRPSFVKNENDKKQVHFG; from the coding sequence ATGGAATCTTCCGACAAGCAAAACTCATCCAATCAAGATCTTTCTGAAAAGCAGAAACTAATCGACGAAGTTACGGAAAAATTGCAACAGCTACAGGACGAGTACGAACTGGATCTGAAACGATACTACTCACTGAAGGCCGACGAAATCGTACTGAACCTTCAGTACGAAAGTTGGAAGGAGCTGTATCTCAAGCAGGAAGCGGAAATGAAAGCCAAACAGGAAGCAACGCGTGCCGTGCGGACAAAGTTTTGGGATGATCGTGAAGCATTCTGCGCAATTTCGTCCGGCTTTGCCAGTGAATTCGCAATGGAAGCCACTTTGGCGAAGATGAGCCGTGCCGAAAGCCAAGAAGACGAGCATCCGGCAATGGCTCCGGCTAGCGTCATGAGCCCTCTCACAGTACGGCAAGTGGATCTGGAACGGGAAGGCAACGAACTTAAACTGAAGGAAACCGAACTGGACGAGATGGACGTAGAGTTGGCTCCAGAAGAGGAGATGATTCTTCGACTGCAGACTGCCGTCCATAATTCGGCCAGCTGTGCCGATGAACTCGAGCAGCAAATCAAGGATCTGGAGGAAAAGTACGAACTCGACGAGAGTGTGCGATCTATTCTGAAGAGACCATCGtttgtgaaaaatgaaaacGACAAAAAGCAAGTTCATTTTGGGTAG